CGGACACCGCCGCGCTCGCCTTCTCCGACAAGTTCTACACGATGATCGCCCACGGCGAGCCGGTCGACGCGGCCGTGGCCGTCGGGCGGCGGGCCATCTGGCGGGTCGACGAGAGCTCTCTCGAGTGGGCCACCCCCGTGCTGTTCATGCGGGCCTCGGACGGCTTCCTGTTCGGGAAGCCGCCCTCCGGCGGAGAGGCCCGGCCCTCCGCCGTCGCCCCCGCGCCAGCGACGCCGGCCGAGCGGCCGCAGGCGGGACGACCGCGAGCAGAACGGCCGCCCGCCGAGCGGCCGCCAGCGGCGGCCACGCCTACAACGAGCATCGGTCAGAAGGTGAAGACGTGGGGCATCGGCGTCCTGGCGGGCCTCGGCGGGCTCGTGGTCCTCGCGGTCGCCATCGGCGAGTGCAGCGGCGACGTCGAGGACCCCTCCATGGCCGCCGACAACAGCGTGGAGGAGGCCGAGATGTCCGATGAGGCCGAGACGCCCGACGAGGCTGAGACGTCCGACGAGGCGAGAGCCCTCGTCTCCAACAGTGGAATCGCCGAGTACGCAGCCGATCCCGTTCAGCTGAGCGTGGCCCAGAACCTCGTCGACATGCGGCCGGACGGGATCGCGGGTGAGATGGAGACCATCCTGTTCCTGTTCGAGAACGAGCCGGAGCTCATTCCTCTGCCCGTGGAGCCGGACCGCCAGTACGAGGTGATCGGGGTCTGCGACGACGACTGCACCGGCCTCTACCTGGAGCTCCTCCAGGCCGACGGCGTCACCCCCCTCGAGACGCAGGGCGATGTGACTGTGGACGACGGCAGCGAACCCCGCCTCCGCGTGACCCCCACGTCGGCAGACACCTACACCCTCGCCGTCACCCTCACCGACTGCTCCACGGTGCAGTGCTACGTCGGCGTCAGCGTCTACGAGTACGCGCTGGAGTAGTCAGGGAGGCCACGCGCTCGATCGACGAATCTCTGCGCGAATCACACAACGCCTAGATGCCTGTTTCTTGAAGCTAATTTACTGCAAGTTATGGTGGCATAATAAGAGGACGGCGCTCGACCATCACTTATCAAGACGACCTGCCTGAGCGCCCTTCCGCAACACCCGAGCGGTTCACGACCACCGAGAGGGTGGGCCGCTAGACCCCGCCGCCGCCGCCGCCGCCGGTGTACTGCTTGTCTCGGCCGCCCTTGCACGGCGCGCTCAGGTCCCCGACGAGCGTCATGAACTCGAACGACCCTCTGGCGTCCGGCTGCACCGTGAGGGCCTCGACCTGCCCCATCGGGATCTCGTACCGCGCACCTCCGAAGAACGACTTCGGGTCGATGCACAGGACGACGTCGGCCCCGTCGGCGTGGAACGACACGGTGTCGCCGGGGCCGGCGGGGATGTCGGAGGGCGAGGGGGTGCCGTCGCTGGCGATCGTGACCTTGACGTCGGGCATGGGAGCGTGGAGAGTGGGGACCGCGCCACGCGATCACCCGGGTGGAGAGGAAGGAGCCGTGAGCAAGCGGGCGTAGCCCGGGTCGGCCCGGAGCGCGCCGAGCCACGGGTCGCGCTCGACAGCGTCCGGGTCGAGCCCCTGCTCGAATCCGTCGCGGAGTGAATCTAAGGCGCGCGTCCGATCCCCCAGTTTTTCGTAGACCTGAGCGATGGTGGCGTAGGTCCCCGGCCGCTTCTGCGGAAGCGCGACGAGACGCCTGAGAGCCTCGCGGGCGAGCTCGGACCGGCCGGTGTAGGCGTAGCCGTAGGCCAGCCCGATCAGGCCGTCCTCGTCGTTCGGGTTCACCTCCACGACGCGCGTGTCGAGGGCGAGCATCCGTCGCCACGCCCGGTCGGCCCGGACGGAGTCACCTTCGAGCGCGTAGGCGTTGCCGAGGAAGAACCAGCGGTCCGAGTTCAGGCTGTCGAGGACGACCGCGCGCCGGTACCACTGGGCCGCCTCGGCGTAGGCCCCTCGGTCGTACTCGAGCCTCCCGAGGTTGATGTACGCGTCGGCCGTCGGGCCGGTCGCCGCGGGGTTGGCCTGGGCGCCCTTCCGGTACCACACGGCAGCGGAGTCGAGCTGGCCGAGCTGCTCGAAGGCCCCACCGAGGTTGGTGTAGCCCCACGGGTTCGTCGGGTTCAGCGCGACCACCCTGCGGAACAGCGGGATCGCGTCCTCCGGCCGGCCGACGTAGTTGTAGACGTTCCCGAGGTTGTTGTAGAACCCCCAGTAGCCCGGCTTGAGCGCGATGGCCCGGCGGTACGCGACCTCCGCCTCGTCCACCCGGCCGAGGAAGTAGAGCGTGGCGCCGAGCTGCTGGTAGGCCAGCGCGTTCGTCTCGTCGAGCGCGAGCGCGCGGCGGAATTCGGCCTCGGCCTCGGCGTAGCGGCCGGTCCCCTTGTAGATCATCCCGAGCGTCACGCGGACCGCCGCGAGGTCCTCGTCGAGCGCGACGGCCCGCTCGCCGGCCTCGGACGCGCGCTCGACCCACTGGGGGTCGCTGGTCGCCTCGTACTTCCGCCAGTAGGCCTCGCCGAGCCCGGCCCACGCGATGGCGTAGCGGTCGTCGAGGGCGAGGGCCTGCTCGAACAGCACGATGGCCCGATCGATGGCCGCCTCCGTCCCGTAGTCCAGGAGGGTGCCGCGGGCCTGCGTGTAGAGGTCGAAGGCCTGCGGGCTGTCGGTGCCGCCCGCGGCGAGGGCGAGGCGGGCGGCCTCGTCGAGCTCCACGTCGAGCAGGCTCGCCAGCGCGAGCGCGACGCTGTCCTGGAAGGCCAGCAGATCGGTCGTGGTCTTGTCGAGGACCCGGCTGCCCAGGCGCTGGTCGCTCGCCGCGTCGTAGACCTCCATCGTCAGGCGGACCCGGTCGTCGGCCCGCTGGACGCTCCCGCTCACCACGAGGTCGGCCCCGAGCGCCTCGGCGGCCTCTCGGGGCGCCCGGGCCTCCAGAGCCCGGGCGTCGTCGGTGGGCAGGACCGAGAGGCGGTCCGAGAACTGCTCCATCTCGGTCAGCGACGCGCCGATGGTGTAGACGAGCCCGTCGATGAACGCCTGGTTCTCCGCCCCGCCGCCGACGTTGGCGAATGGGAGCACGGCGACCTGACGGAGCCCGGGGGCCACCGCGACGCTCCGCTCGGCCCCGCCGCCCCCCACACTGGGCCCGACCACGGCGACGCCGAGGCCGGCCAGTCCGAGGAGCGCCGCGAGGACCCCCACCTCGATTCCGCTCACGCGCGAGCGGCCCTGCTCGCCGTGGTACCACGCGACGACGAGCGCACAGACGAACCCGACGGCGAGGACGATCGGCACCGCGCGGAGGAGCCACTGGGGCCACGCGTAGACCCCTCCGAGGGCGACCACCACCTGGAGGACGAGCCACGCCCCGGCGAGATAGGCCAGCCCCCACTGGACGAGCTTGCGGTCCTTGACCCTGTCGAGCGGGGGGAGGCCGACCCCGACGGGCGCGCCTCCGCGGCCCCGCCGCCCCGTCCGGTCAGACGCCCCCTCGTCACCGGATGGCAGGGCCGCGGCCGGGGCTGTCGTGCCCTGCCGGACCGCGTCGAGGGCGTCCGCGAGCGCCGACGCGTCGGGGTAGCGGTCGGCCGGGTCCTTCTCGAGGCACCGCCCGACGATGGCCGCCAGCGGGGCGGGGACGCCAGACAGGGGCCGGGGCTCCTCGTGCAAGATGGAATAGATGACGGCCTGGTCGTAGGCGCCCTGGAAGGGCCGCTCGCCGGCGAGCATCTCGTACAGCACGACGCCCAGCGCCCACTGGTCCGCCCGCGCATCGACGGGCTCCCCGCGCGTCTGCTCCGGGCTCATGTAGGCCATCGTCCCGAGCGTGGTGCCGGCCTTCGTGAGCAGCGCGTCGGTCGCCTTGGCGATCCCGAAGTCGACCAGCTTGGCCCGCCCGTCGGGCGTGACCATGATGTTGGCCGGCTTGACGTCGCGGTGGATGACGCCGGCCGCGTGCGCACACGCCAGGCCGTGCGCGACCTGGGCGGCGAGGGCCGCCGCGTCGTCGGGCGCCATCGGCCCCTCGTCCAGCCGCGACCGGAGCGAGGTCCCGGGGACGTAGGCCATCGCGATGAATGGGCTGCCGTCGTCGGCTCTCCCAATCTCGTGGACGGTGCAGATGTGGGGGTGGTCCAGCGCGGAGGCGGCCCGGGCCTCGGCCACGAACCGCTCGTTGGCCCCGGCATCGGAGCTGAGCGCGGGCGGGAGGAACTTGAGCGCGACGTCCCGCCGCAGTCGCGTGTCGCGGGCGCGGTACACGATGCCCATCCCGCCCCCGCCGATCACGCCCTCGACGGCGTAGTGCGCGACCGTGGTGCCCTGGAGCCCGTAGGGGTCGGCGTGGGCCGGCCCCTCCCCCGAGACTCCGTCCGTGCCGGATGTGCCCCCGTGGCTCCCCATCGATTTCCAGGATGATGCCGGTCGAACATACCGCACCCCGGGCGGACCCGATCCTGGGCGTCCGGCGGCCGGCCGCCAACGGGACCGGCGACGAGCCGCGGGCGCCCCCCACTCCCGCAGCCTTCGGACCTCGACGGGCGCCTTCTACCGCCTCCAGCCCAACGCCCGGGCGCATCCGGCCCTGCCGGCCTCGGTCGCCCTGCGGACCCACCGAGGCGGGCGGAGGGGCGCCTCGGCTTCCCGGGATGTCCACGTCCGTGGGGCAGGCCCGGACCCGCGCGGGGCACGGGGCGTCGTAGCTTTCGAGGCCCCTCCTCTGCCCGCGGCGCCCTCGATGATCACCGAGTTCCTGCCCCTCTTCCTGATGGTCCTGCTCGCGCTGGGCCTCGCGCTGAGCCTGCTCAAGATCGCCGAGTACTTCGGGCCGCACCAGCCGAGCGCGATCAAGCAGAGCCCGTACGAGTCGGGCCAGGACCCCGTCGGCTCGGCCCGCGACCGGTACTCGGTCAAGTTCTACCTCGTCGCGATGATCTTCATCGTGTTCGACGTCGAGCTCGTGTTCCTCTACCCGTGGGCCGTCTCCTACCGGACGTTCCTCGAGGCCGGTGGCGGGGCCGCGCTCGCCTCGCTCGGCGTGATCGGCACGTTCATCGTGATCCTCGTCGTCGGGCTGCTCTACGACGTCAAGAAGGGCGGGCTCGACTGGGACTAACGCACTTTCAGTCTCGTTTGAAAACGGGACCCCGACCGAACCGGGTGCGCCCGCCTCGGTACAGTCCCCACACGACCACGCAACGCCATGTTTAGCGAAGAAGGCGGCTTCCTCACCACGACGGTCGACTCCGTCGTCAACTGGGCCCGCTCGAACTCCCTCATGCCCATGCCCATGGGCCTCGCGTGCTGCGCGATCGAGATGATGGGGTTCGCCGGCCCGAAGTACGACGTGGCCCGGTTCGGGTCGGAGGCCATGCGGTTCAGCCCGCGCCAGGCCGACCTCATGATCGTCGCCGGGTGGTGCTCCTACAAGATGGCCCACACGGTCCGCCGGATCTGGGACCAGATGGCTGAGCCGAAGTGGTGCATCGCCCAGGGCGCCTGCGCCTCGACGGGCGGGATGCACCGGTGCTACGGCGTCGTCCAGGGGATCGACAACTTCGTCCCGGTCGACGTCTACATCCCCGGCTGCCCGCCGCGCCCGGAGGCCATCATCCACGCGCTGATGGACATCCAGGAGAAGATCCGCGCGACCGAGTCCGTCGCGAAGGACGTCCGCTTTACGGAGGCGCCGAACCGGCTCGTCGAGGGCCGGATCGTCACGCCCGAGGGCCAGCCCGTCACTGCGTAGTCCCATGGCCGACACCGACCGCCCCACCCCCGAGGAGACGCCGCAGCCGTCGGCCGCCCTCGCGCCCCTCGCCGACGCCCTCGTCGGCGGCCCGGACGACGCGCCGTTCGTCGACCCGGCCCAGCAGACGCAGACGCTGAAGTTCCACTTCACGCCGCGCACCGCGCTCGCCGGCGAGATGGAGCGGCTCCAGACGGAGAACCCGCACGCCAAGGCGACCTGGATCGTCCCGAACGTCCTCAAAGCGCTCCAGGACACGTTCGGCGGCGCGATCCACGACGTCGTCGGGTACGCCGGCGAGACGACGGTCTTCGTCGACAAGGCCCGGATCGAGGACGTCTGCCGGTTCCTCCACGACGAGGTCGGCTTCGACTACCTCACCGACATCGGGACGATCGACCGGTTCACCGAGGACGACCGGTTCGAGGTGTTCTACAACCTCTGCGCGCTCGAGGCCCGCAAGCGGATCCGCCTCAAGGTCCGCGTCGACGAGGAGGACCCCGTCGTGCCGACGGTGACGCACGTCTACCCCGGCGCCAACTGGCACGAGCGCGAGGCGTGGGACATGATGGGGATCCGGTTCGAGGGCCACAAGGATCACCGCCGGATCTACATGCCGGAGGACTTCGAGTACCACCCGGCCCGGAAGGAATTCCCGACGCTGGGCATCCCCGGC
This sequence is a window from Rubrivirga marina. Protein-coding genes within it:
- a CDS encoding serine/threonine-protein kinase, whose protein sequence is MGSHGGTSGTDGVSGEGPAHADPYGLQGTTVAHYAVEGVIGGGGMGIVYRARDTRLRRDVALKFLPPALSSDAGANERFVAEARAASALDHPHICTVHEIGRADDGSPFIAMAYVPGTSLRSRLDEGPMAPDDAAALAAQVAHGLACAHAAGVIHRDVKPANIMVTPDGRAKLVDFGIAKATDALLTKAGTTLGTMAYMSPEQTRGEPVDARADQWALGVVLYEMLAGERPFQGAYDQAVIYSILHEEPRPLSGVPAPLAAIVGRCLEKDPADRYPDASALADALDAVRQGTTAPAAALPSGDEGASDRTGRRGRGGAPVGVGLPPLDRVKDRKLVQWGLAYLAGAWLVLQVVVALGGVYAWPQWLLRAVPIVLAVGFVCALVVAWYHGEQGRSRVSGIEVGVLAALLGLAGLGVAVVGPSVGGGGAERSVAVAPGLRQVAVLPFANVGGGAENQAFIDGLVYTIGASLTEMEQFSDRLSVLPTDDARALEARAPREAAEALGADLVVSGSVQRADDRVRLTMEVYDAASDQRLGSRVLDKTTTDLLAFQDSVALALASLLDVELDEAARLALAAGGTDSPQAFDLYTQARGTLLDYGTEAAIDRAIVLFEQALALDDRYAIAWAGLGEAYWRKYEATSDPQWVERASEAGERAVALDEDLAAVRVTLGMIYKGTGRYAEAEAEFRRALALDETNALAYQQLGATLYFLGRVDEAEVAYRRAIALKPGYWGFYNNLGNVYNYVGRPEDAIPLFRRVVALNPTNPWGYTNLGGAFEQLGQLDSAAVWYRKGAQANPAATGPTADAYINLGRLEYDRGAYAEAAQWYRRAVVLDSLNSDRWFFLGNAYALEGDSVRADRAWRRMLALDTRVVEVNPNDEDGLIGLAYGYAYTGRSELAREALRRLVALPQKRPGTYATIAQVYEKLGDRTRALDSLRDGFEQGLDPDAVERDPWLGALRADPGYARLLTAPSSPPG
- a CDS encoding NADH-quinone oxidoreductase subunit A, which gives rise to MITEFLPLFLMVLLALGLALSLLKIAEYFGPHQPSAIKQSPYESGQDPVGSARDRYSVKFYLVAMIFIVFDVELVFLYPWAVSYRTFLEAGGGAALASLGVIGTFIVILVVGLLYDVKKGGLDWD
- a CDS encoding NADH-quinone oxidoreductase subunit B: MFSEEGGFLTTTVDSVVNWARSNSLMPMPMGLACCAIEMMGFAGPKYDVARFGSEAMRFSPRQADLMIVAGWCSYKMAHTVRRIWDQMAEPKWCIAQGACASTGGMHRCYGVVQGIDNFVPVDVYIPGCPPRPEAIIHALMDIQEKIRATESVAKDVRFTEAPNRLVEGRIVTPEGQPVTA
- a CDS encoding NADH-quinone oxidoreductase subunit C — its product is MADTDRPTPEETPQPSAALAPLADALVGGPDDAPFVDPAQQTQTLKFHFTPRTALAGEMERLQTENPHAKATWIVPNVLKALQDTFGGAIHDVVGYAGETTVFVDKARIEDVCRFLHDEVGFDYLTDIGTIDRFTEDDRFEVFYNLCALEARKRIRLKVRVDEEDPVVPTVTHVYPGANWHEREAWDMMGIRFEGHKDHRRIYMPEDFEYHPARKEFPTLGIPGSLPLPANTPDGELQPDPFPRAHGQIPHDLDSDLG